GGATCGATCTCCGGGTCCCGGGTCAGGCGGGGGCGACGCAGAGCTCGCGCGCACCGATTGCGCGTGAGCGTGAAGAGCCAGGTCGAGTAGCGGCTCTCGCCACGAAAGCTGTCCAGGGCTCGGTAGGCGGTCAGCATGACATCCTGCGTCAGATCGAGAGCCGACTCATGGTCCCGCGTCCGGCGGAAGCACCAGAGATAGACTTGCTCCTGGTAGCGAGCGTAAAGCTGGGCGGCGGCCGCCCGTGCCGACGCGCTGCCCGGCGCCTCTCGCTGCCGACGGATCAGCTCCTCGTCGGCGAGTAGCGATCCGCCGCCGAGTGCGCTTCTCTGGGAGTCACGCTTCGCCCGGGAATCACGCATGCCGGCCTCCCGGAGAGCGCGCGCGGAGATAGCGCCAGACGGGCAGGCCGGCCGCGGCGAGGAGAACAAGGGCGAGTAGGGCCAGCGGCAGCCGCCGGCTCGGCGCCCGCGGCAGAACGAGGGGGACGCTTCCGTCACCGATGAGCAGGAAGCCAGCCCAGTGTCCGGGGGTGGGCCCGGGCGCGTCCTGACGCATCGCGAGCTGCGCCAAGCGCAGGGCTTCCGTGATCGTTACGCCACGGTCGAGTTCCGTGTAGAAGCGCCGTGTGAATGCCGGCATGAGGTCATCCCGCACTGGCCAGAGACTGGCGAGAACGGCGGGAACACCGGCCGCGAGGAAGGCGCTGCTCAGTCCCAGCACGCCTTCGCCAGAGACGATGGTGCCGCCGGCGGACTCGCAGCCGGCCAAGACGGCGAGACCTGCGGACAGCCGGGTCCCCGCGATCTGGGCTGCCGGCAGGACCTGGGCCGAGTCCCCCGCCGCCGCTCCGGCGAGCAGGAGCGCCGAGCGCCACGGATGCTGGTCGTCGAGGCGAGTATGGGCGGCGAAGTGCATCACCCTGAATGCGTCGAGAGCCGCCGGGTCCAGCGGCGACTGCTGAAGCCCGTCGATACCCCAGGTGGTCACGCCCTTGTAGCGGCCGCGTAGCCAACGCCCCTCGGCGAGGGCCCCCGGATAGGGATCGCCACCTTCCGGCTGCCGACCCGCGACGACGAGGAGGCTGCCTCCGCCACGGACCGCCGGAGCTCCATGGGCGATCCGGAGATCAGCGAGCAGGCTTGCCGAGGGCAGCGTCAGCACCTCGTGGGTCGACAGCAAGGGTCCATCCGCGCCGACCTCCAGGATGGCCAGCGGAATGAGGTTGAGCGCCCCGTCGGGTGAATAGAGGATACGGCGATTGCGACGCAGGAGGTCTGCGGCGCCGCCCAGGAGCGAGCGTCCGAGTTGCTGGCACACCGCGCGGATGAAGGCGGTGTCCGCAGTTGCTGGCGCCTGGGTTAACACTTCGCGCAGGCGTTGCAGGCGCCACTCCAGATCGTTGCTGCCGAGCCGGGGCCGCAGCACCCGGCACTCCCGCCGATCGACAGCGAACAACAGCAGGGAGTCGGGACCGACAAAGGCATCGAGCAGGAGTTCTCCCTCCTTGAGGAGGCTCCCCTGGAGATGCGCTGCGGTGAGCGTCTCGCCGCCGACCGCTTCATTGCCACTGGCGGCAGGACCCAGCAGCCGTTCCCGCAGGGTACGCGCCTTGAAGCGCTGGAGGAGCGCGAAGGTCGCCTGCTCGCGATCGGCTTCCGCGCGAATCGCCGGCCCCGCGAGCTGAAGCTGGGCGAGATCGGCGAAGAGCTGGCGAGCGTTGCCGCTCCACTGCTCGCGCCACTCCGGATCCTGGGACCGGGTCCGCGCGCGCTCCCAGACCGCAACTGCGCGCTGTAGCAACGCCATTGCGCTATCGGGCTCGGCGAGCTTGAGGTAGCAGCGTCCGGCCAAAGCGAGCGGAGCCAACTGTCCCCCGGCTTCGGCGAATCTCCGCGCCAGCGACTCGGCACGGCGGAAGTGCAGGAGCGCAGCACGAGGTTGGTCGCTGGCCAAGAACAGCTCGCCGTGAACCCGCTCGGCCTCGAGCTCGGTTCCGGTCGAGAGCCGCTGCCGGAGTGGTGCGACCCGCTCGGCCAGAAGGGCAAGTCCCTCGGCGCAGCTGTCCATCTCCGCCAGGGTCTGGGCGAGGTGCATCAGAGAGCTGGCGATCTGGTCGGGTGAGCAGGGGGAGAGTGGAGTCAGTGAGGCGCGATAGTGGGCCGCGGCCTCCGGCAGGCGACCTTGCCGCCGGCGGACGTTCCCAAGCTGCTCCAGCAGCATTGCCCGGTGGACAGCATAGCCCTCCTCGGCGCACATGCGCAGCGCTTCCTCGAGCATCGCCGCCGCCTCGGCAAAGCGACCCAGATTCGTGAGTGCGGTGGCGGTGTTCTTCGCCGGGATGATGCACCCCTCGGGGTTGCCATGGTCCCGATGCAGCGCATAGGCGCGGCGAAAGGCGCCCAAGGCCGCTGCCGGATCGCCGAGAGCGAACATCAAGGTCCCCAGGTTGTTCAGGGCATGGCCTTCGCTGAAGGGGTCCTTGAGCAGCCGGCTTTCTTCTGCGACGCGAGCGTAGCAGGCCGCTGCTTGCGCGAAGTCACCGGCGCCGTTGTGGCAGCGGCCGAGACCGGTCAGCGCGATCAGCGCGAACCGGCGGTTTCCGAGCCTCTCAAAGAGAACGAGGGAGCGTTCGTAGCCTATCCGCGCCACCTCGAGATCGCCGGCCTGGAGGTCATCGTAGGCCAGCGTCAGTCGCGCGTAGGCCTCGTGGGCTTCGTCGCCGCGGCGAAGGGCGCTCGCCAGGCTGGTCGCGGCCAGTCGCCGGACTTCCGCCCGGCGGCCCTGGAGTTCGAGGGCCACCGCCAGCCAACGGTGCAGCCGCGCCCAACGCAGGCTGTCGGTCTCGGCGGGGAGCACCGCGAGCGCCGCGCGCAGGGCGGCTTCCGACGCGCGCCCCTGCCCGATCGTCGCCAGCACGCGTCCTCTCGCCAACTGGAGATCCGGGAAGCAGGGGCGCCCGGCGGGCGAAGCCAGCAGGCTGTCGAGCAGCGCCAGCGACTCCGCGGCGCGCTGCCGCAGGAAGAGGGAGTCGGCCCAGGCCAGGCGCTCGCGCGCCGCAGCAGTCTCGGCGCCGAAGACAGGTGCGGGGGGCGATTGCCCGAGCCCGATGCAGACGAGGAGGAGGAGACCGAAGCGCCAGCGCCCTCCCGCCTCACCGGGCAGCGGGGATCTCATTTCAATAACACGAGCTTCTGACTCGCGGCCCGGCCGCCGGTCTGAAGCCTGATGATGTAGAGCCCGCTCGCAAGCAGCCGACCTTCGCCATCCCGGCCGTCCCAGACCACGGCCTGTGATCCTGCCGGGCGGGAGGCGCCCGCGAGCAGACGGCGCTGGCACCGGCCGCTGCAATCGAGCACATCGAGATCGACGCGCGCTGGCGAGTCGAGAGCAAAACGGATCGTCGTGCTCGGGTTGAAGGGATTGGGCTGGGCGGGCAGCAGCGCGAAGGTCGCCGGCGCCTCGCCCACCGGCGTCGACCCCTCGCTGACGAGCAGGTGCTGATCCGCGGCGAGCGCCGTCAGCCGCTGCAGGATCCCGCTCGGCCAGCGGATGAGCAGGCTGTCCACGCCGCTGGCCGCGCCGAGCCCGAAGTGCAGGGTCGGCGCGTTCTGGGAGAGGTAGCCGGCGTCGCCGCCGAGGGCGCGCGTCACGCGCAGCGCGCCCGCCACGGCCGTGACCCGGGCCCCGAGTCCGAGCCGGTTGCTCGCCGTGCCGACGAGGTCCACGCTCAGCCAGTGTCCGCCCGCCGTGTCGTTGCGCAGCAGGCGGTTGGCGCGATCGCTGTAGGCGACGTAGAGGTCGAGGTCGCCGTCGGCGTCGAAGTCGGCCCAAGCGGCGCCGGTGCCCGCGCCCTCGCCCCCGAGCACGGGATGCGTCGCGTCGGCGAAGGCGCCGCCGCCGAGGTTGCGGAAGAGCCGGCTGGCCCCGTTGTTGACGAGGTAGAGATCCAGCCAGCCGTCGCCGTCGTAGTCCGCCCAGGCGGCGCCGCGGCCGGCGCCCGCGTCGTCGAGGGGCGCGGCCGTCATGTTCGCGAAGTGCCCGCCCTCGTTGCGGTAGAGCCGGTTCGCCCCGTCGTTGACGACGTAGACGTCCAGGTCGCCGTCGTTGTCGCAGTCGCCCCAGGCGGCGCCGAAACCGTTACCGGCATCGCCGAGCCCCGCCGCCGCCGTCTGGTCGCTGAAGCTGCCGCCGCCCTCGTTGCGGTAGAAGATGTCCGCGCTGTGGCGCACGAGGTGCAGGTCGAGGTCGCCGTCGCCGTCCGCGTCCACCCACTCCGCCGAGCGCCCCCAGCCGCTGTCGCCCAGCGGCGGCGCCGTGGCGTCGGCGAAGCTGCCGTCGCCCACATTGCGCAGCAGGCGATCGGCGATGTAGGCGTTGACCAGATAGAGATCGATCAGCCCGTCGCCGTCGTAGTCGCCCCAGGCGAGATCGCTGGTGTACTGCGAGGGCGCCAGCGGCGCGGGCGTGATGTCCGCGAAGGTGCCGCCCTCGTTGCGGAAGAGCAGACTGCCCTGGCCGCCCGTGCGCGCGAGGGCGAGGTCGAGGTCGCCGTCGTTGTCGATGTCCGCCCAGGCGGCGCCGCGGCTGAAGCCGCTGACGTCGATGGGCGGCGCGCCGCTGCTGGCGAAGTTGCCATCGCCGAGGTTCGTGAAGAGCCGGTTCGGGCTGCCCGAGTTGCTGAGATAGAGGTCCGGGCGGCCATCCCCGCCGGCGTCGCCCCAGGCGACCGCCTGGCCGTTGCCGGGATCGGCGACCGGCGCCGTGGAGAGATCGCTCCAGGCACCGCCGCCGAAGATCCCGAAGCGTGGACTCCAGGCGAAGCGGCCGTCGTCGCCGACGACCTTGATGCGGAAGTCGCCGCCCGTGCCCCAGGCCGGGTCGACGGGCCCGGCCGGCGTCTCCTGGCCGTCGTTGGCCGTCCAGTCGGCGAGGCGGGCGACGAACTGCGTGTCGGCGTAGAGGTCGAGCACGACGCTCGCGCCGCTCGCACCGCTCCAGGTGACGGTCGTCATCGGCTCGCCGTGGGTCCAGATGGCGCCGGCCGGTGGCGCGCTCACGGTGAAGTAGCCGAGCGGCTCGATCCCGATCACCATCCCCTCGGCCAGGTGGTCGCAGCCCGACCAGGGGCAGTAGACCTCGTCGAGGGCGTACCAGAGGCTCTGGCTGCCGCCCCAGCCGTAGTTCATGTGGTAGTAGCGGGCACCGGCCTCCTCCTGGTAGCCGTCGCAGATGATCGAGTGGCTGGTGATCCGGTAGTGCATCGGCCGCGGCGGCAGGGCGTCCAGCTCCGCGCGGATGTGGGCCCACCAGCTGTCGGCCGTGTGCTGGCTGCGGTTGATGAACTCGGTCGTCGCCGCGCAGCGGAAGTAGCTGGGGTAGACCTGGGCGCCGAGCTCCACGTAGCTGCCCGAGGCGCAGACGCCGTAGTCCATCTCGAAGGCGACACCGACTTCGTAGTTCAGCTCCGCGGCGGCCGCCGCTTGCTGCGCGGTGTAGCCACTCGAGTAGGAGACGAGGATGCTCCCCCAGTCGTAGGCGTCCCCGAACTCGGCCTGCAGCAGTCCACCGCCGGCCTGACCGCCGCAGGACCCGTCGCCGCCCCAGTAGTAGCTGTGCGAGCCGCTGCCGTAGCTCGGGTAGTTCCAGTACTTGAGGATCATCGCCGCCGAGGTCGCCACGCAGCCCACCACGCAGGTGCCGCCGTCGCCCTCCGGGCAGTCATTGTTGAAGGGGGCGCCCTGGTGCCAGTTGCTGAGCACCAAGGGGCCGACCGCCGACTCGCGCGCCGCCGGCGCCTCGCCGGCCAGCAGCGCCGCCCAGGCCGCCCGGGCGCGATCGGCGGCGGGATCCAGGCCGGGCGCCGGCGCTCCGCGCTCGGCGAGCAGGGCCTGCGTGAGGCCGAGCGTCTCCCGCAGCAGCGCGGCGCAACCGCCGGTCGCGGTCGGATCGAGATCGGTATCGAAGGAGAAGGCCTTGATCGGCGGCAGCTCGCGGGCCGCCGAGACCAGCAGGTGCCCCTGGGGCGCGAGCGGCAGGCGCCAGCCGAGGAGCCGCCCCTTGTCCGCCCAGAGCAGACAACCGAGGATCCGGTGCCCGACTGCCTCGCCCTGGCTCTGGCGGGCGGCCAGCCAGATCTGACCCGCGCGCAGCGCCTCCGCGTGGCCGACGGCCTTGGATTCGGCAGCCAGAGGGGCGCCGGCGAGGAAGAGTAGACCGAGGGCGAGCCAGATCGGGCGCTGTGGCATGGGGGCCTCCGCGAGGGGGTGATCGCCTCAACTATAGCAGAGCGCTCCCGCCACCGGCTAGCACGACGCTGGACAGGCCGCGGCCGGCGGGCCTAGTCTGCCGGCGTCGCCAGCAGGAGGCCGCCATGCGCAAGACGAAGATCGTCGCCACCATCGGCCCGGCCTCGGACTCGCCGGCCCTGATCGCAGCCCTCATCGAGGCCGGCCTCGACGTGGCGCGGCTCAACTTCTCCCACGGCACCCCGGCCGAGCATCGGGCGAAGATCGCGGCCCTGCGCGAGGCCGCGGCGCGCCTGGACCGGCCGGTCGCGATCCTGCAGGACCTCGCCGGGCCGAAGATCCGCATCGGCGAGGTGGCGGGCGGCGCGGTCCGCCTCGAGGCCGGCGCCGAGTTTCGCCTGCGGCCGGGGGCCGGCCCCGGCGACGCCGGCGGCGTCGGCGTCAACACGCCGAGCCTCATCGCCGAGGTCGAGCCCGGCGACCACCTGCTGCTCGCCGACGGCGCCCTCGAGCTCGAGGTGCTCGCGCACGCGGGGGAGGAGCTCGTCACGCGCGTGCTGGTCGGCGGCCTCCTCGGTTCGCGCAAGGGCATCACGCTGCCCAGCCGCAGCCTGAGCGTCGCCAGCCTCACCGAGAAGGACAAGACCGACCTCGCGCTCGGCATGGAGCTGGGCGTGGACTTCGTTGCCCTCTCCTTCGTGCGCAGCGCCGAGGATCTCGCCGCCTGTCGGCGCGTGATGGCCGTTCACGGCGAACCGCTGCCCTTGATCGCCAAGATCGAGAAGCACGAGGCGCTCGCCAACATGGACGCCATCGTCGCCGCCGCCGACGGCGTCATGGTCGCCCGCGGCGACCTCGGCGTCGAAACCCCGCTCGCCCGCGTGCCGGCCGTGCAGAAGCAGCTCATCGCCAAGTGCAACCGCGCGGGCATCCCGGTCATCACCGCGACGCAGATGCTCGGCTCGATGGTGACGAGCCCGCGCCCGAGCCGCGCCGAGGTGACGGACGTCGCCAACGCGATCCTCGACGGCACCGATGCCGTCATGCTCTCCGAGGAAACGGCCACGGGTGCCCACCCGGTGGCGGCCGTCGCGATGATGGACCGCATCGCCCGCGAGACGGAGACCGTCTTCCCCTACGCGACCTGGGGCGAGCGTGTGGCGCACAGCGCGCGCCAGGGTCTGCGCGAGGCCGTGGCCCAGGGCGCCTGCGCGCTCGCCGAGGCGATCGATGCCGCGGCGATCATCCCCTTCACGCGGACGGGCGGCACGGCGCAGCTCGTCGCCAAGTACCGGCCACGGGTGCCCATCCTCGCCCCCTGCTCGCTCGCGGCCACGCGCCGGCGCCTGGCGCTCAGCTGGGGCGTGCTGCCGCTGGCCAGCGAGCGCTTCGCCGACAGCGAAGCGATGCTGCGCCATGCCTGCGAGGTGGCGAAGGCGACGGGGCTCGTTGCCAGCGGCCAGCGTGCCGTACTCACCGCCGGCCTGCCCGTGGGCGCCGAGGGCGTCACGAACACCATCCGCGCGGCGGTGCTGGACTAGGCCGGGCGTCGATGGGGGGAGGAGAAGGATGCGCACGCTGCTCTTGAGCGGCTTGCTGCCGGCGGCCCTCGCGGCGACCACCCAGGCGTAAGTGCAGCCCTTCATCGGCCTCTTTGCCAACGAACAGGCGAGCCGCTGCGAGGCGGAAGCGCCACCGTTCGCCCCGGTTCGGCTTTTCGCCCTTGCGGTCCTGCCCCCGGACCTCCCAGGCATTACGGCCTGTGAGTTCCGGATCGCGAACCTAGAGCCGGATCAAGGCGCTCTACTAGCCGGGATTCGCCGCGAGGCTGCGCTCGTGCGGCATCGGCGCGCGGCGTGCTCGGAAGAAGGCGAAGGGCGTCGCGTAGAGCAGGTTGGAGACGCGCGAGGTGTAGATGTCCGCGTGGCGCTCGACCTGGCGGGCGAAGTAGCTCTTGTCGTTGCCGCTGGCCATGAGCAAACCCCAGCGCGCGTTCGCCAGCTCCCCCGCCGCCTGGGCGATCGGCGTGATCTCGGCATCGAGGGCCAGCAGGGCCTCGCGCTGGGCCTGCAGCCGCTGCTCGAGCGCTTTGAGCGGCTCCTCGCGCGGCGGCGCCGCACCCTCGCGTCGATTGAGCACCCGCAGGCGCAGGTGCGAGAGCGCGCGTTCCATCTCCTCCTTGCGTGCCATCAGCGCCGCCAGCACGCGCAGCCCTTCGCTGTAGCCGGCCTCGGCGCGGATCTCGGCCTCCAGCTCGCGGACGACGAGGGCCGTCCGCCAGCGGCGCAGGTTCTTGGACACGTGGACGTCGCCGTAGGCGTGATCCCCCACGTAGAGCACCTGATCCCCCCGCAGGCCGAACATCTGCTCGACCGCTCCCGCGTGGCCGCCGTGGAAGACGCCCCCCGCGCCCGGCGCCCCCACCACCGGCGAGAGCAGGCCGGCATCGTCGACGACGGCGAAGAAGGGCTGCTGGCCGAGGAAGAAGGCCGGCTTGCGGGCCGCGACGATGATGAGGTCGAAGAGCCCGCGCCAGTCGAGCCCGCCCGGCAGGAAGCGGTCGAATGCGTAGGCCATCATCGCCCGCGTGAAGGGCCACTCCGAGTTCGTGACGAGCAGGAGCTTCTTGCCCGCCCGCTTCTGGTCGAGCAGCACCCAGGGGATCTCCGGGTCGAGGTCGACGAAGCGCTCGGGCCGGGCGACGATCTCCGCCTTCAGGCGGCCCTCGAGGTGGGCCTCGTCGAGCACGCGCTTGACGAGGCGATAGAGATCCCCGTAGCCCGAGGGCGCCGGCGCGCGTCCGGCGTCGAGCAGGTCCACGAGCTGCGCGTACATGCTCGCCTCCGAGAGCGAGAAGAGCGTATTCAGAAAGACGAAGCGCGGCTCGGAGAGGTCCACGACCGTCTCGGCGTAGGCCTGGCGCAGGGTCTCGAAGTCGAGCGTGCGCGTGCCGTGCGCGGCGCGCTTGACGTAGCCGAACTGGTTGGCCTTGAGGATGTTGCCCAGCTCGAGGTCGATGATCAGCCCGCGCTGGTACTCGCTCGGCTCGAAGCGGAGCTCCGCCACCGGCCAGCCGAGCCCGCGCAGCTTGCCCCGCATGTGCGAGAAGGAACGCTGCTCCCACTTCTCCACCCGGTAGTGGATCAGCGTGTAGTCCATGTCGTAGCCGATGGCCCTGATCGAGCGCAGGTTGAGCGTTCGATTGCAGAAGATGCCCCGCTCGGCCGGTGGCGGCGCGAGCGGCTGGGCAGGCTGGGGCTGGGTGCTCATCGCGGCGCTCCTGGCGAGGGGGGGAAGCCTAGCGGGGGATGAAGAAGGCGGCCGCTCCGGCGCCCTTGCCGTCGTCGATGCGGGTGCTGAACTCCTCGTCCATGGTCACCTCGTAGTCGTCCGGCTCGAGGTACATGGCGCGCGCGGTCACCGTGCCATCGGCGTCGACCCGGAACTTGACGTAGTTGTAGACGAAGCCGCGCCGGTTGATCAGCGTGGTGTGCGAGAAGGCGAAGTACTCCTGGTCGTTGCCGATGCTGCCGGCGGCGAAGAACTCGCAGGCCTCGATGGCGACGACGCCGATGGCGCTGGGCGCCGGGACGGTGTCGCCGTCCACGCTCAGCGCACAGCGGCCGTAGTCGATGACGAGGCGCACGGCGACCTCCGGGGCAGCAGCCGGAACAGCCTAGCGCGTCGGCGGCGCGAGGCCAAGCCCTCGTCTGCGCCCGCCGCCGCCACCCTGGCGCCAGCGCCTGGTTCGCCGAGGTCTACTACTTCGCCTTCCTCCATTCCGCGAGCCTCGGCCGGGAGTTCGGCTTCTCGGCCCGCAGCGGGAAATGAAAACGGGAGCCCGCCAGCGGCGGGCTCCCGATCATCTCCAGCGCCGGTCGCGCCTCAGGCGCGGCCGCTGCGTGGGCCTGCGGCGCCTAACGGCGCCAGTTG
The sequence above is drawn from the bacterium genome and encodes:
- the pyk gene encoding pyruvate kinase; translated protein: MRKTKIVATIGPASDSPALIAALIEAGLDVARLNFSHGTPAEHRAKIAALREAAARLDRPVAILQDLAGPKIRIGEVAGGAVRLEAGAEFRLRPGAGPGDAGGVGVNTPSLIAEVEPGDHLLLADGALELEVLAHAGEELVTRVLVGGLLGSRKGITLPSRSLSVASLTEKDKTDLALGMELGVDFVALSFVRSAEDLAACRRVMAVHGEPLPLIAKIEKHEALANMDAIVAAADGVMVARGDLGVETPLARVPAVQKQLIAKCNRAGIPVITATQMLGSMVTSPRPSRAEVTDVANAILDGTDAVMLSEETATGAHPVAAVAMMDRIARETETVFPYATWGERVAHSARQGLREAVAQGACALAEAIDAAAIIPFTRTGGTAQLVAKYRPRVPILAPCSLAATRRRLALSWGVLPLASERFADSEAMLRHACEVAKATGLVASGQRAVLTAGLPVGAEGVTNTIRAAVLD
- a CDS encoding CHAT domain-containing protein, yielding MQRPVPAPSARGRLPPGRITGRGLGRPGWRRSAACERALHHQASDRRPGRESEARVIEMRSPLPGEAGGRWRFGLLLLVCIGLGQSPPAPVFGAETAAARERLAWADSLFLRQRAAESLALLDSLLASPAGRPCFPDLQLARGRVLATIGQGRASEAALRAALAVLPAETDSLRWARLHRWLAVALELQGRRAEVRRLAATSLASALRRGDEAHEAYARLTLAYDDLQAGDLEVARIGYERSLVLFERLGNRRFALIALTGLGRCHNGAGDFAQAAACYARVAEESRLLKDPFSEGHALNNLGTLMFALGDPAAALGAFRRAYALHRDHGNPEGCIIPAKNTATALTNLGRFAEAAAMLEEALRMCAEEGYAVHRAMLLEQLGNVRRRQGRLPEAAAHYRASLTPLSPCSPDQIASSLMHLAQTLAEMDSCAEGLALLAERVAPLRQRLSTGTELEAERVHGELFLASDQPRAALLHFRRAESLARRFAEAGGQLAPLALAGRCYLKLAEPDSAMALLQRAVAVWERARTRSQDPEWREQWSGNARQLFADLAQLQLAGPAIRAEADREQATFALLQRFKARTLRERLLGPAASGNEAVGGETLTAAHLQGSLLKEGELLLDAFVGPDSLLLFAVDRRECRVLRPRLGSNDLEWRLQRLREVLTQAPATADTAFIRAVCQQLGRSLLGGAADLLRRNRRILYSPDGALNLIPLAILEVGADGPLLSTHEVLTLPSASLLADLRIAHGAPAVRGGGSLLVVAGRQPEGGDPYPGALAEGRWLRGRYKGVTTWGIDGLQQSPLDPAALDAFRVMHFAAHTRLDDQHPWRSALLLAGAAAGDSAQVLPAAQIAGTRLSAGLAVLAGCESAGGTIVSGEGVLGLSSAFLAAGVPAVLASLWPVRDDLMPAFTRRFYTELDRGVTITEALRLAQLAMRQDAPGPTPGHWAGFLLIGDGSVPLVLPRAPSRRLPLALLALVLLAAAGLPVWRYLRARSPGGRHA
- a CDS encoding HAD-IG family 5'-nucleotidase → MSTQPQPAQPLAPPPAERGIFCNRTLNLRSIRAIGYDMDYTLIHYRVEKWEQRSFSHMRGKLRGLGWPVAELRFEPSEYQRGLIIDLELGNILKANQFGYVKRAAHGTRTLDFETLRQAYAETVVDLSEPRFVFLNTLFSLSEASMYAQLVDLLDAGRAPAPSGYGDLYRLVKRVLDEAHLEGRLKAEIVARPERFVDLDPEIPWVLLDQKRAGKKLLLVTNSEWPFTRAMMAYAFDRFLPGGLDWRGLFDLIIVAARKPAFFLGQQPFFAVVDDAGLLSPVVGAPGAGGVFHGGHAGAVEQMFGLRGDQVLYVGDHAYGDVHVSKNLRRWRTALVVRELEAEIRAEAGYSEGLRVLAALMARKEEMERALSHLRLRVLNRREGAAPPREEPLKALEQRLQAQREALLALDAEITPIAQAAGELANARWGLLMASGNDKSYFARQVERHADIYTSRVSNLLYATPFAFFRARRAPMPHERSLAANPG
- a CDS encoding sigma-70 family RNA polymerase sigma factor; amino-acid sequence: MRDSRAKRDSQRSALGGGSLLADEELIRRQREAPGSASARAAAAQLYARYQEQVYLWCFRRTRDHESALDLTQDVMLTAYRALDSFRGESRYSTWLFTLTRNRCARALRRPRLTRDPEIDPDGLGSAWPDAATVLEAREREESLLALLNDVLSPVERLAVWYRYVEGLPVEEITRRLNSSLATGARGVLQTARRKLRATLEAAPKGQRGGSA